One window of the Amycolatopsis mediterranei genome contains the following:
- a CDS encoding PAAR domain-containing protein, whose amino-acid sequence MPPAARVGDPTGHPGVIAGPGVPTVLIGGLPAANVGTLHTCSFPPPAVHPPTPIAPPGCPTVLIGGMPAARMGDMATCGAPIVMGCPTVLIGG is encoded by the coding sequence ATGCCACCAGCCGCGAGGGTCGGCGACCCGACCGGGCACCCGGGCGTCATCGCCGGGCCCGGGGTGCCGACCGTGCTGATCGGCGGGCTGCCCGCCGCGAACGTCGGGACGCTGCACACGTGCTCGTTCCCGCCGCCCGCGGTGCACCCGCCGACGCCGATCGCGCCGCCGGGCTGCCCGACGGTGCTGATCGGCGGCATGCCGGCGGCCCGGATGGGGGACATGGCCACCTGCGGCGCCCCGATCGTCATGGGCTGCCCGACCGTCCTGATCGGAGGCTGA
- a CDS encoding putative baseplate assembly protein, which produces MTLPMPNLDDRRFQDLVDEAKYLVQRNCPEWTDHNVSDPGVTLIETFAQMVDQLLYRLNRVPDLHYLRFLDLIGVRLFPPAAARTDVTFWLSAARDVPVVVAAGKQVASVRNEVEDPVVFTVERTLNIVPCSFAHLATSTADTGQPPVDRTDELLVGGGPAAFGETPAPGDAVLFGLSDAVPGCAVLLRLDCEVEGQGVDPRDPPWLWEAWDGTGWAACEVDRDSTAAFNRSGDIVVHVPPGHAMSVLARQRAGWLRCRLVEANRNQPFYQRSPRLHAVEASTIGGTVAAVHAEIVRNEIVGTSDGTPGQRFPLGRPPVVVGDGELVVEVSGPDGWQQWTEVRSFADSGPDDRHVMLDRVGGQVAFGPAVRQPEGGLRYYGAFPPKSAAIRVPEYRSGGGRRGNVAREVLEVQRDPIPFVSSVVNRRPAIGGVDGESVQDAAVRGPLLLRTRDRAVTAEDYEQLAREAAPEAARVRCIPAHGADGRETGAIRVLVVPAVPDTGELAFATLMLEAGMRGRIERHLGERRCVGALVSVEPPFYQGVTVVARLRARRRTTAGTLGARASQALYDYFNPISGGPDGDGWPFGRPVQSGEVFAVLQRLPGVELVEDVRLFAANPITRERGEQVDRLDLPPNALAFSFGHQVRVREAGA; this is translated from the coding sequence ATGACCCTCCCGATGCCCAACCTCGACGACCGCCGGTTCCAGGACCTGGTCGACGAAGCCAAGTACCTGGTCCAGCGCAACTGTCCGGAGTGGACCGACCACAACGTCTCCGACCCCGGCGTCACGCTGATCGAGACGTTCGCGCAGATGGTCGACCAGCTGCTCTACCGGCTCAACCGGGTGCCCGACCTGCACTACCTGCGCTTCCTCGACCTGATCGGGGTCCGGCTGTTCCCGCCCGCCGCGGCGCGGACGGACGTGACGTTCTGGCTCTCGGCCGCCCGCGACGTTCCGGTCGTCGTCGCGGCCGGCAAGCAGGTCGCGAGCGTGCGCAACGAGGTCGAGGACCCGGTGGTCTTCACCGTGGAGCGCACGCTGAACATCGTGCCGTGCTCGTTCGCGCACCTGGCGACCAGCACGGCCGACACCGGCCAGCCACCGGTCGACCGCACCGACGAACTGCTGGTCGGCGGCGGCCCGGCGGCCTTCGGCGAGACCCCGGCCCCCGGCGACGCGGTCCTGTTCGGACTGTCGGACGCCGTCCCCGGCTGCGCGGTGCTGCTGCGGCTGGACTGCGAAGTCGAGGGCCAGGGCGTCGACCCGCGCGACCCGCCGTGGCTGTGGGAGGCCTGGGACGGCACCGGCTGGGCGGCGTGCGAGGTCGACCGGGACAGCACCGCCGCGTTCAACCGGTCCGGCGACATCGTCGTGCACGTCCCGCCCGGGCACGCGATGTCGGTGCTCGCCCGGCAGCGGGCCGGCTGGCTGCGCTGCCGCCTGGTCGAGGCCAACCGGAACCAGCCGTTCTACCAGCGCTCGCCGCGGCTGCACGCGGTCGAGGCCTCGACCATCGGCGGCACGGTGGCCGCCGTGCACGCCGAGATCGTCCGCAACGAGATCGTCGGGACCTCCGACGGCACCCCCGGCCAGCGGTTCCCGCTCGGCCGTCCGCCGGTGGTCGTCGGGGACGGCGAGCTGGTCGTCGAGGTCTCGGGCCCGGACGGCTGGCAGCAGTGGACGGAGGTCCGCTCCTTCGCCGACTCCGGCCCGGACGACCGGCACGTCATGCTCGACCGCGTCGGCGGGCAGGTCGCGTTCGGGCCCGCGGTGCGCCAGCCCGAGGGCGGGCTCCGGTACTACGGGGCGTTCCCGCCCAAGTCCGCCGCGATCCGGGTGCCCGAATACCGGTCCGGGGGCGGGCGGCGCGGCAACGTCGCCCGCGAGGTCCTCGAGGTGCAGCGGGACCCGATCCCGTTCGTCAGCAGCGTGGTGAACCGCCGTCCCGCGATCGGCGGGGTGGACGGCGAGTCGGTGCAGGACGCGGCGGTCCGCGGCCCGCTGCTGCTGCGCACCCGCGACCGCGCGGTCACCGCCGAGGACTACGAGCAGCTCGCGCGCGAAGCGGCACCGGAAGCCGCCCGGGTGCGGTGCATCCCGGCGCACGGCGCCGACGGCCGCGAGACCGGCGCGATCCGGGTCCTCGTCGTCCCGGCGGTGCCCGACACCGGCGAACTCGCCTTCGCCACCCTGATGCTCGAAGCCGGCATGCGCGGCCGCATCGAGCGCCACCTCGGCGAACGCCGCTGCGTGGGTGCGCTCGTGTCCGTGGAACCGCCGTTCTACCAGGGCGTCACGGTGGTCGCGCGGCTGCGGGCCCGGCGCCGGACGACGGCCGGCACGCTGGGCGCCCGGGCGAGCCAGGCCCTCTACGACTACTTCAACCCGATCAGCGGCGGCCCGGACGGCGACGGCTGGCCGTTCGGGCGCCCGGTGCAGTCGGGGGAGGTGTTCGCGGTGCTGCAGCGGCTTCCCGGGGTCGAGCTGGTGGAGGACGTGCGTCTGTTCGCCGCGAACCCGATCACCCGCGAACGCGGCGAGCAGGTCGACCGGCTCGACCTGCCGCCCAACGCGCTGGCGTTCTCGTTCGGGCACCAGGTCCGGGTCCGGGAGGCGGGCGCATGA
- a CDS encoding GPW/gp25 family protein, which produces MTGKDFLGRGLAFPLHTDATGSIALVGGEREVVESIRLILATSPGERPMRPEFGCAVHDLVFAPADAATAGQIAYEVRTSLERWEPRITLDDVVVSFDQADRGTLLIDIRYRLRGTNDPRNLVFPFYVIPPHESAALDSQADGA; this is translated from the coding sequence GTGACCGGGAAAGACTTCCTCGGCCGGGGGCTGGCGTTCCCGCTGCACACCGACGCGACTGGCTCGATCGCGCTGGTCGGCGGCGAGCGCGAGGTCGTCGAGAGCATCCGGCTGATCCTGGCGACCTCGCCGGGCGAACGCCCGATGCGCCCCGAGTTCGGCTGCGCGGTGCACGACCTCGTGTTCGCCCCCGCCGACGCGGCGACCGCCGGGCAGATCGCCTACGAGGTGCGCACCTCGCTGGAGCGCTGGGAGCCGCGGATCACCCTCGACGACGTCGTCGTCAGCTTCGACCAGGCCGACCGGGGCACCCTGCTGATCGACATCCGCTACCGCCTGCGCGGTACCAACGACCCGCGCAACCTCGTCTTTCCCTTCTACGTCATCCCGCCGCACGAGTCCGCCGCGCTCGATTCCCAAGCGGACGGTGCGTGA
- a CDS encoding VgrG-related protein — MANETFTNTLVVEVEGTALPDDVRVMLGYAYVDDSRNLPDTFVLRFRDPGAVVLEKGKFKVGAKIKLKVQTSDPEGPQDLLSGEVTAVAVDLDPHGTFTEVRGYDHAHRLFRGRRVAAYPNMTIADVVRKVARRANLPAGKIDDVKGVGGRPNAQLSQDNVSDWEFLSRLADVVGAQIAVRDGKLNFELPEKPSGAPSPTTKATADPLVLEAHGTLLSLRASVTAAEQVPEVRVNGWDYENKQPITATATPKNAGTDVPGVDPVALAGKFASPPFLDAAAPRRTQGEADATAKALADRFGSACTELDGVAKGNPKLRAGAAVTLTGVGQPFSGKYTLTSTRHLFNDEVGYTTEFAVSGRQERSLYGLVAGGAKPSSWPGVVPAQVTDLKDPAKLGRVKLTFPWLDKEFTSTWARTVQPGAGKDRGALVLPEVGDEVLVGFEHGDFEAPYVLGGLYNSKDTAPSKFTKAVVDGNSGEVALRGFVSRKGHKLEFAEDDGIILSSGDAKFVVKIDQKNQVIEVTSGKSVTVKAQNGVSIDAGSGPLELKGQKVSVKSQTDASIEASSQLKLNGTAGVKVEGATVSVAGQGQTELTASGVVTVRGSVVKIN, encoded by the coding sequence ATGGCTAACGAAACCTTCACGAACACCCTCGTGGTCGAGGTCGAAGGCACCGCGCTGCCCGACGACGTCCGGGTGATGCTCGGCTACGCCTACGTCGACGACAGCCGGAACCTGCCGGACACCTTCGTGCTGCGCTTCCGCGACCCCGGTGCCGTCGTGCTGGAGAAGGGCAAGTTCAAGGTCGGGGCGAAGATCAAGCTCAAGGTCCAGACGTCCGACCCCGAGGGCCCGCAGGACCTGCTTTCGGGCGAGGTCACCGCGGTCGCCGTCGACCTGGACCCGCACGGCACGTTCACCGAGGTCCGCGGGTACGACCACGCGCACCGGCTGTTCCGCGGCCGCCGGGTCGCGGCGTACCCGAACATGACGATCGCCGACGTCGTGCGCAAGGTCGCCCGGCGCGCGAACCTGCCGGCCGGGAAGATCGACGACGTCAAGGGCGTCGGCGGCCGGCCGAACGCCCAGCTGAGCCAGGACAACGTCAGCGACTGGGAGTTCCTGTCCCGGCTGGCCGACGTGGTGGGCGCGCAGATCGCCGTCCGGGACGGGAAGCTGAACTTCGAGCTCCCGGAGAAGCCGTCCGGCGCACCCTCGCCGACCACCAAGGCGACCGCCGACCCGCTGGTCCTCGAGGCCCACGGGACGCTGCTCAGCCTGCGCGCCAGCGTCACCGCGGCCGAGCAGGTCCCCGAGGTGCGGGTCAACGGCTGGGACTACGAGAACAAGCAGCCGATCACCGCCACCGCGACCCCGAAGAACGCGGGCACGGACGTGCCGGGCGTGGACCCGGTCGCGCTGGCGGGCAAGTTCGCGAGCCCGCCCTTCCTCGACGCCGCCGCGCCCCGGCGCACCCAGGGCGAGGCGGACGCGACCGCCAAGGCGCTGGCCGACCGGTTCGGCAGTGCCTGCACCGAGCTCGACGGCGTCGCGAAGGGCAACCCGAAGCTGCGTGCGGGCGCCGCCGTCACGCTCACCGGCGTCGGCCAGCCCTTCTCGGGCAAGTACACGCTGACCAGCACCCGCCACCTGTTCAACGACGAAGTCGGCTACACCACCGAGTTCGCCGTGTCGGGGCGCCAGGAACGCTCGCTGTACGGCTTGGTCGCGGGCGGGGCGAAGCCCTCGTCGTGGCCGGGTGTCGTCCCCGCGCAGGTGACCGACCTCAAGGACCCGGCGAAACTCGGCCGCGTCAAGCTCACGTTCCCGTGGCTGGACAAGGAGTTCACGAGCACCTGGGCGCGCACGGTCCAGCCGGGGGCGGGCAAGGACCGCGGCGCGCTGGTGCTGCCCGAAGTCGGGGACGAGGTCCTGGTGGGCTTCGAACACGGCGACTTCGAAGCGCCCTACGTGCTCGGCGGCCTCTACAACAGCAAGGACACCGCGCCGTCGAAGTTCACCAAGGCGGTCGTCGACGGCAACAGCGGGGAGGTGGCGTTGCGCGGGTTCGTCTCGCGGAAGGGCCACAAGCTCGAATTCGCCGAGGACGACGGGATCATCCTGTCCTCCGGGGACGCGAAGTTCGTGGTCAAGATCGACCAGAAGAACCAGGTCATCGAGGTGACCAGCGGCAAGAGCGTCACGGTCAAGGCGCAGAACGGCGTGAGCATCGACGCGGGCAGCGGGCCGCTGGAGCTCAAGGGCCAGAAGGTGTCCGTGAAGTCCCAGACCGACGCCAGCATCGAGGCGAGCAGCCAGCTGAAGCTGAACGGGACGGCGGGTGTGAAGGTCGAGGGCGCCACCGTTTCGGTCGCCGGCCAGGGCCAGACGGAGCTGACCGCCAGCGGTGTCGTCACCGTGCGCGGCAGCGTGGTCAAGATCAACTGA